One Fusarium musae strain F31 chromosome 6, whole genome shotgun sequence DNA segment encodes these proteins:
- a CDS encoding hypothetical protein (EggNog:ENOG41): MNFPRHDMPGMDMGDDSSGSSSSSHGSSMMTMVFQTETRTPLYANSWTPNNAGSYAGTCIFLAVLAIIARALVAFKAVQEARWLDREAARRYVAVNGKIPLAEQIASSPDARRMTLSENGLEETVVVVERKRAATRPWRFSVDPVRACLDTMIVGIGYLLMLAVMTMNVGYFLSVLAGVFVGSLAVGRYIPTVEH, encoded by the exons ATGAACTTTCCAAGGCACGACATGCCAGGCATGGATATGGGCGACGACTCATCCggctcatcgtcgtcgtcgcacGGGTCAAGCATGATGACCATGGTCTTCCAAACCGAAACTCGCACGCCGCTGTACGCCAACTCGTGGACACCAAATAATGCAGGGTCCTATGCAGGAACATGTATTTTCCTGGCTGTTCTTGCTATCATTGCGCGGGCCCTCGTCGCATTCAAAGCTGTCCAAGAAGCTCGCTGGCTTGATCGCGAAGCTGCACGCCGTTACGTGGCGGTCAATGGCAAGATCCCCTTGGCGGAGCAGATAGCTTCTAGCCCCGACGCGCGCCGCATGACCCTCTCGGAAAACGGTCTCGAAGAAACCGTCGTAGTTGTGGAAAGGAAACGAGCAGCGACGAGACCGTGGAGGTTCAGTGTTGACCCGGTTCGGGCATGTCTCGATACCATGATCGTCGGGATTGGATATCTTCT CATGTTGGCCGTCATGACGATGAATGTCGGCTACTTCCTCTCCGTCCTGGCTGGTGTCTTTGTTGGCAGCCTAGCCGTCGGTCGATACATACCAACAGTCGAGCATTAG
- a CDS encoding hypothetical protein (EggNog:ENOG41) — MADITDQHDQTSPTELDDSQNVGNGNATESRGIKRQRPSAGDDDDDDDEKGSRERRKIEIKFISDKSRRHITFSKRKAGIMKKAYELSVLTGTQVLLLVVSETGLVYTFTTPKLQPLVTKSEGKNLIQACLNAPEPTPGNENGVDGGDQVESPEEPPNQHLPPQGNRPGMPQNPHMPNNYMPNMPMDPQQALAYQSYVQRNQAYGSGIPPQPGMPANSHHQS; from the exons ATGGCCGACATCACAGACCAGCACGACCAGACCTCTCCCACTGAGCTCGACGACTCACAGAACGTTGGCAATGGCAACGCCACTGAGTCTCGCGGCATCAAGCGCCAGCGTCCTTCAGctggcgacgacgacgacgatgatgacgagaaggGCAGTCGCGAGCGTCGCAAGATTGAGATCAAGTTCATCAGCGATAAATCTCGTCGACACATTACGTTCTCCAAGCGCAAGGCTGGAATCATGAAGAAG GCCTACGAACTCTCTGTCCTCACAGGTACCCAGGTTCTACTTCTCGTAGTTTCAGAAACCGGTCTCGTTTACACCTTCACCACACCCAAGCTGCAGCCCCTGGTTACCAAGTCTGAGGGCAAGAATTTGATCCAG GCTTGTCTTAATGCTCCTGAGCCCACTCCAGGCAACGAGAATGGCGTCGATGGCGGCGACCAAGTAGAGTCTCCAGAAGAACCACCTAACCAGCACCTCCCTCCTCAGGGCAACCGACCTGGCATGCCTCAAAACCCTCACATGCCCAACAACTACATGCCCAACATGCCCATGGATCCTCAGCAGGCTCTGGCTTATCAGAGCTACGTACAACGGAATCAGGCTTATGGCTCTGGCATACCTCCTCAACCAGGTATGCCTGCTAACAGTCATCACCAGTCATAA
- a CDS encoding hypothetical protein (EggNog:ENOG41), with the protein MVDKIFLSTVVADALFLGSGVMELVFSLVVQSQMKNTPTDGEDVTRNLLYQRFPLTAGIVNAIFILVTFAVTLPGLVMPARSFLKVSGYMVTVCAIFTMCVAVFLWVMTLRMSEQFFNIYIDQEPDVQSLIQDSCCGYFNSTTPAFVMDSTCSSPASAALLRGCAASISSFANLHIDSIFTVLFGIVGIDAIFILCIACLLKDRKERERYRHIDEKAGYRQI; encoded by the exons ATGGTCGACAAGATCTTCCTCTCGACGGTCGTTGCCGACGCTCTCTTCCTAGGTTCGGGTGTCATGGAGTTGGTTTTTTCGCTGGTCGTACAGAGCCAGATGAAGAACACGCCTACTGATGGCGAGGATGTTACAAGGAACTTGCTGTACCAAAGGTTTCCCCTGACCGCCGGTATCGTCAATGCCATTTTCATTCTCGTCACGTTTGCAGTAACACTGCCCGGACTCGTCATGCCCGCTCGAAGCTTTCTCAAGGTGTCGGGATATATGGTGACAGTGTGTGCGATATTCACTATGTGTGTGGCTGTGTTCCTCTGGGTTATGACGTTGAGGATGAGTGAGCAATTTTTCAATATCTACATCGACCAAGAGCCAGACGTACAGAGCTTGATCCAGGACTCG TGTTGTGGTTATTTCAATAGCACAACTCCGGCTTTTGTGATGGATTCGACTTGCAGCAGTCCTGCAAGTGCAGCGCTGCTACGTGGCTGTGCGGCATCAATCTCAAGTTTTGCAAACCTACATATCGACAGCATTTTTACTGTTCTGTTTGGAATCGTTG GTATCGATGCTATCTTTATCTTGTGCATTGCATGTCTGCTCAAGGACCGCAAGGAGCGCGAACGCTACCGACATATCGATGAGAAGGCTGGCTACCGACAAATCTAA
- a CDS encoding hypothetical protein (EggNog:ENOG41~BUSCO:EOG092624X0) — MDPLVAAELEKFDDSVAFRARPQHVHHTWARTFSSLPELFIQPESLPEVEKVVNLARRCRRRLVTTGCGHSPSNITCTSSWLVNLDNFNRVLSVNKETGVVTMEGGIRLYALCEELEKHGLTMPNLGSINEQSISGAISTGTHGSSLRHGLMSEDVLSLKVTMADGTTVYCSKDTKTDLFRAALLSLGAIGIITEVSFQAVPAFTLKWEQSIDTDYKMFESWNRNLWTQSEFVRVWWFPYTRRAVVWQAEQTDEEHRDPPQSGYDGSIGYYVYHNLLYLAQHVPRILPWVEWFVFGMQYGFRNGTTSSAVQPSRKALLMNCLYSQFVNEWAIPLDKGPEALRRLSSWLNHLSPDDPDYVPHDIPFSADGLYVHAPVEVRVSDTTLTSNVRPYLDITVENGPTLYLNATLYRPYLMDPPCRERYYEAFEWLMKDLGGRPHWAKNFRTTRSEIEAFYGKQLESFRAIRNDADPQGMFVGPWHRETIMENGEGLELEEVEIRREKNRTGGVTTFGII, encoded by the coding sequence ATGGACCCTCTCGTGGCCGCAGAACTGGAAAAGTTCGACGATAGTGTGGCATTCCGTGCTCGGCCACAACATGTCCACCACACTTGGGCGCGCACATTTTCGTCCCTCCCAGAGCTTTTCATCCAACCCGAGTCTTTGCCTGAAGTTGAAAAAGTTGTGAATCTGGCGCGAAGATGCCGTCGGCGTCTAGTGACGACTGGTTGTGGCCATTCGCCCTCCAATATCACTTGTACATCCAGTTGGCTCGTCAACCTGGACAACTTCAACAGGGTACTCTCGGTGAACAAAGAAACGGGTGTTGTTACCATGGAGGGTGGAATCAGGCTTTACGCCCTCTGtgaagagctcgagaagcatgGACTCACGATGCCAAATCTTGGAAGCATCAATGAGCAGTCTATTAGTGGCGCTATCTCAACAGGTACCCATGGAAGCAGTCTACGCCATGGACTGATGTCCGAAGATGTCCTCTCTCTTAAGGTTACAATGGCAGATGGAACTACGGTGTACTGCTCTAAAGACACCAAGACGGACCTTTTCAGAGCTGCCCTTCTTTCTCTCGGCGCTATTGGTATCATTACCGAAGTTTCCTTCCAGGCAGTTCCAGCCTTTACTCTGAAGTGGGAACAGAGCATTGACACAGACTACAAGATGTTTGAGTCTTGGAACCGAAACCTATGGACACAGAGTGAATTTGTCAGGGTCTGGTGGTTCCCCTACACAAGACGTGCAGTGGTGTGGCAGGCAGAACAAACCGACGAGGAACACCGCGACCCTCCTCAGAGTGGGTATGACGGCTCAATCGGCTACTATGTCTACCACAATCTTCTCTATCTTGCCCAACACGTTCCGCGAATCCTGCCATGGGTTGAGTGGTTTGTCTTCGGTATGCAGTATGGCTTTCGGAATGGAACCACTTCATCAGCTGTTCAACCAAGCCGCAAAGCACTGCTCATGAACTGCCTATATTCCCAGTTTGTTAACGAGTGGGCCATCCCTCTTGATAAGGGCCCTGAGGCGCTCCGGAGACTGAGCTCTTGGCTCAACCACTTGTCTCCTGATGACCCTGATTACGTTCCTCACGACATCCCCTTCTCTGCGGACGGTCTTTACGTCCACGCACCTGTCGAAGTGCGCGTAAGTGACACCACTCTCACCTCGAACGTACGGCCATACCTCGATATCACTGTTGAAAACGGACCTACATTGTACCTCAACGCAACACTATATCGCCCCTATCTCATGGACCCTCCTTGCCGCGAACGATACTACGAGGCTTTTGAGTGGCTGATGAAAGACCTTGGAGGTCGACCGCACTGGGCCAAGAATTTTAGAACCACTCGGTCTGAGATTGAAGCGTTCTATGGAAAGCAACTTGAATCGTTTCGGGCCATACGCAACGATGCTGACCCTCAGGGCATGTTTGTCGGGCCATGGCATCGAGAAACAATTATGGAGAATGGCGAGGGTCTTGAAttggaagaggttgagattcGAAGAGAGAAGAACCGCACAGGAGGTGTCACCACGTTTGGAATCATTTGA
- a CDS encoding hypothetical protein (EggNog:ENOG41~BUSCO:EOG09264AWW), translating to MPFGLRLKAIPSSAIKSTSFRIGAGTSAGHVLLSRWSSTYTTPTSDLPPLNLLVHRHLTGSGPDAFVPYDTANNEQEELRSSFLKWKSLSEEQQQDRGPIPRPHLLSFEPAPTLTLGRRQRPLTSEQTSYFKSPLYVSLPHRRNPVEEQSFIPEVKQTSRGGLTTYHGPGQLVLWPVLDMHSPLYAHYSVMSYADHLEATTRRLLARLFGLETYTTRDEPGVWVRTPAGQPERKIAAIGVHHRRHVTALGIAINIDVSVDGPDVINPWARFVPCGLEGKLVTSVVAELAIKDGIVRLGGWNTASLAAVWARIFEEGIVDDTKRSIDGEGSSQFRRAVS from the coding sequence ATGCCGTTTGGCTTGCGGCTGAAGGCCATTCCGTCCTCCGCCATAAAATCTACTTCGTTCCGTATCGGAGCCGGGACATCGGCCGGTCATGTCCTCCTCAGCCGGTGGTCATCCACTTACACCACTCCGACGTCAGACCTACCTCCACTCAACCTCCTCGTTCATCGACATCTCACAGGATCGGGCCCTGATGCTTTCGTTCCCTATGACACTGCCAATAATGAGCAGGAAGAACTCCGCTCGTCGTTTCTCAAGTGGAAGAGTTTGAGCGAGGAACAGCAACAAGACAGAGGCCCCATACCCCgccctcatcttctttcttttgaaCCAGCACCAACTCTCACGCTTGGGCGTCGCCAGCGCCCCCTCACTTCCGAGCAAACCTCCTACTTCAAGTCTCCCCTCTACGTtagtcttcctcatcggcgTAACCCTGTCGAAGAGCAGAGCTTCATTCCTGAGGTCAAACAGACAAGCCGTGGGGGTTTGACAACCTACCATGGTCCTGGTCAGCTTGTCTTGTGGCCCGTGCTAGACATGCACTCTCCTCTGTATGCGCATTACTCAGTCATGTCGTATGCGGACCATCTCGAGGCAACCACACGTCGCCTGCTGGCACGTTTGTTCGGTTTGGAAACTTATACAACCCGAGATGAACCTGGAGTCTGGGTCCGTACCCCCGCCGGTCAGCCAGAACGCAAAATCGCAGCAATTGGGGTTCATCATCGGAGACACGTCACAGCCCTTGGCATTGCTATCAACATCGACGTTTCGGTAGATGGTCCCGATGTTATTAATCCTTGGGCTCGTTTTGTTCCTTGTGGCCTTGAAGGTAAGCTTGTCACCTCTGTGGTTGCCGAATTAGCAATAAAAGATGGTATTGTGCGGCTTGGTGGCTGGAATACTGCCTCGTTAGCAGCCGTGTGGGCGAGAATATTTGAAGAAGGGATAGTAGATGATACAAAGAGAAGTATTGACGGCGAGGGGAGCTCACAGTTCCGTCGAGCAGTCTCATGA